One Microbacterium keratanolyticum DNA window includes the following coding sequences:
- a CDS encoding ROK family transcriptional regulator — MRQTQAMPGSQTSLREANRARIVRAVQQHGALTQVELAGITGLSPASVSNIVTELSDAGVLDTSPSIRSGRRARLVTLARASGLVVGIDVGARTMRVALADVSLQILATETLPLAPDHRADMSLQRAGMLVAEMIEAVDASPDELLAIGVGVPAPVDVRTGTVISTALLRGWDGAVVEQLLGGVLGVPVAVDNDANLGALAEARYGSGVGRESVFYVHASHTIGAGIVLNGHLLHGRQGGAGELGHTIVDPDGAVCRCGSRGCLETIAGSAAILAMLRTSHGPLTLDDVITRARDGDLGCRRALADTGRALGAAVANACTLLDPDAVIIGGTLADAGAVFLDAVRSTVDALVLPSAGGPPDVVASEFGEESELRGALTAALDLARERGSLGVLT, encoded by the coding sequence GTGCGCCAGACACAAGCGATGCCGGGGTCGCAGACGTCGTTGCGTGAGGCCAACAGGGCCCGCATCGTTCGTGCTGTGCAGCAGCATGGCGCCCTGACGCAGGTCGAGCTCGCCGGCATCACCGGCCTCTCCCCCGCCAGCGTCTCGAACATCGTCACCGAGCTCTCCGACGCCGGCGTTCTCGACACGAGTCCCTCCATCCGGTCCGGTCGTCGCGCACGCCTGGTCACCCTCGCACGCGCGTCCGGACTCGTCGTCGGGATCGATGTCGGCGCCCGCACGATGCGCGTCGCCCTCGCCGATGTCTCGCTGCAGATCCTGGCGACCGAGACACTCCCGCTCGCCCCGGATCACCGCGCCGACATGAGCCTGCAGCGGGCCGGGATGCTGGTCGCGGAGATGATCGAGGCCGTGGACGCCTCCCCGGATGAGCTGCTCGCGATCGGCGTGGGTGTCCCCGCTCCCGTCGACGTCCGCACCGGCACCGTGATCTCGACCGCTCTCCTGCGCGGCTGGGACGGCGCGGTCGTCGAACAGCTTCTCGGAGGCGTGCTCGGCGTCCCGGTCGCCGTGGACAACGATGCCAACCTCGGTGCACTCGCCGAGGCGCGCTATGGCAGCGGTGTCGGCCGGGAATCGGTCTTCTACGTACACGCTTCACACACGATCGGCGCCGGCATCGTCCTGAACGGACACCTCCTGCACGGTCGTCAGGGTGGCGCCGGCGAACTCGGCCACACGATCGTCGACCCCGACGGCGCCGTCTGCCGCTGCGGCAGTCGTGGCTGTCTCGAGACGATCGCCGGATCCGCGGCGATCCTCGCGATGCTGCGCACAAGTCACGGCCCGCTCACCCTCGACGACGTGATCACGCGCGCCCGCGACGGGGACCTCGGATGCCGCCGCGCGCTCGCTGACACCGGTCGCGCGCTCGGAGCCGCCGTCGCCAACGCGTGCACACTGCTCGACCCGGACGCTGTCATCATCGGCGGCACGCTCGCGGACGCGGGCGCGGTGTTCCTGGATGCGGTCCGCAGTACCGTCGACGCACTGGTGCTGCCCTCCGCGGGTGGTCCGCCCGACGTGGTCGCCTCGGAGTTCGGCGAGGAGTCCGAGCTGCGCGGCGCGCTCACCGCGGCGCTCGATCTCGCCCGGGAGCGGGGATCGCTGGGGGTGCTCACGTGA
- a CDS encoding sugar ABC transporter permease, with protein MTLSALWQQFRDGERPIAPVLVALAVVWLALGAAAPTFWSPENLVNLALQSVSTGIIALGIVVVLLVGQIDLSVGSVSGLAAATVAVGVMQWEWPLTLAVLVALAAGALTGLIYGVLVAYVGLPGFVLTLSGLLVIAGIQWQLLGRAGSVNLPLDSWLVRFSQTAFVPAWLVWTAIGLVVVATATARLIARRRRIARDLPVAPLGMDVLRVVLLAAVFAVPALYLQQDRGIGWSVALFIALVAAVGLLLRRTRWGRSIRAVGGDTQAARLAGVPIRPVVLSAFVVCSTLAALGGVLAAGRLAAANQDTGGGELFLMAIAAAVVGGTSLYGGRGSAWSALAGVLVIQSIANGLTLLDLDASARNIATGVVLVVAISVDTLLRRRSPQR; from the coding sequence ATGACGCTCAGCGCGCTGTGGCAGCAGTTCCGCGACGGGGAACGCCCGATCGCTCCCGTGCTCGTCGCCCTCGCCGTCGTCTGGCTCGCGCTGGGCGCTGCCGCCCCGACGTTCTGGAGTCCCGAGAACCTCGTCAACCTCGCTCTGCAGTCGGTGTCGACCGGCATCATCGCCCTCGGCATCGTGGTCGTGCTGCTCGTCGGGCAGATCGATCTCTCGGTGGGATCCGTCAGCGGGCTCGCCGCTGCAACGGTGGCGGTGGGCGTCATGCAGTGGGAGTGGCCGCTCACCCTCGCCGTTCTCGTCGCCCTCGCCGCCGGCGCACTGACGGGGCTCATCTACGGCGTTCTCGTCGCCTACGTCGGACTGCCCGGATTCGTCCTGACACTCTCGGGGCTGCTGGTGATCGCCGGGATCCAGTGGCAGCTGCTGGGCCGCGCCGGATCCGTGAACCTGCCGCTGGACTCATGGCTTGTGCGCTTCAGTCAGACGGCATTCGTTCCCGCCTGGCTCGTGTGGACGGCGATCGGTCTCGTCGTCGTCGCCACGGCCACCGCCCGCCTCATCGCTCGCCGCCGCCGCATCGCCCGCGACCTTCCCGTCGCCCCGCTCGGCATGGACGTGCTCCGTGTGGTGCTGCTCGCCGCCGTCTTCGCCGTGCCGGCCCTCTACCTGCAGCAGGACCGCGGCATCGGCTGGAGCGTCGCCCTCTTCATCGCTCTCGTCGCCGCCGTCGGGCTCCTGCTGCGCCGCACACGCTGGGGACGCAGCATCCGCGCCGTCGGCGGCGACACCCAAGCCGCACGCCTCGCGGGCGTGCCGATCCGTCCCGTCGTGCTCAGCGCCTTCGTCGTGTGCTCGACCCTGGCCGCGCTCGGCGGTGTGCTCGCCGCCGGGCGACTCGCCGCCGCGAATCAGGACACGGGCGGCGGCGAGCTCTTCCTCATGGCGATCGCCGCCGCGGTCGTCGGCGGCACGAGCCTGTACGGCGGGCGAGGCAGTGCGTGGTCAGCGCTCGCGGGCGTCCTGGTGATCCAGTCCATCGCGAACGGCTTGACCCTGCTCGATCTGGACGCCTCCGCCCGCAACATCGCCACGGGTGTGGTCCTCGTCGTCGCTATCAGCGTCGACACATTGCTCAGGCGTCGAAGCCCTCAGCGATGA
- a CDS encoding adenosine deaminase, with amino-acid sequence MSIDPTGDRAVQGKSLRDLPKVSLHDHLDGALRPATIVELADEIGLDVPETNPAALGEWFATQSNSGSLVEYLKTFDLTTAVMQTKEGLTRVAREFVEDLADDGVIYGEVRWAPEQHLARGLTLEETVEAVQRGIEEGEDAADRAGRSIRVGQLITAMRHTDRSLEIAKLAVDFRGRGAVGFDIAGPEAGFPASNHRAAFDFLAEKMFPVTVHAGEADGVASIRSALIDGRALRLGHGVRIAEDLELVNREGDEVQVQFGDLARWVRDREIPLELSPSSNLQTGAIAAWGTEMVDHPFDLLYQLGFSVTVNVDNRTMSATSLTSELSLLVDAFGYDLDDLEAFQFNAAAGAFLPVEEREELVEIIAEGFDA; translated from the coding sequence ATGTCGATCGATCCCACCGGCGACCGCGCCGTACAGGGAAAGTCACTCCGCGACCTGCCCAAGGTCTCGCTGCACGACCACCTCGACGGTGCGTTGCGCCCCGCGACGATCGTCGAGCTCGCGGATGAGATCGGATTGGATGTCCCGGAGACGAATCCGGCCGCGCTCGGTGAATGGTTCGCGACGCAGAGCAACTCCGGTTCGCTCGTCGAGTACCTGAAGACTTTCGACCTGACCACGGCGGTCATGCAGACGAAGGAGGGCCTCACTCGTGTGGCCCGTGAATTCGTCGAAGACCTGGCCGATGACGGAGTCATCTACGGTGAGGTGCGCTGGGCGCCTGAGCAGCACCTGGCGCGCGGCCTGACGCTCGAAGAGACCGTCGAGGCCGTGCAGCGGGGCATCGAAGAGGGAGAGGACGCGGCGGACCGCGCAGGGCGCAGCATCCGTGTCGGCCAGCTCATCACCGCGATGCGGCACACCGATCGCTCGCTGGAGATCGCGAAGCTCGCTGTCGACTTCCGTGGTCGCGGTGCAGTGGGCTTCGACATCGCCGGTCCCGAGGCGGGCTTCCCCGCATCGAACCACCGTGCGGCCTTCGACTTCCTCGCCGAGAAGATGTTCCCGGTGACCGTGCACGCCGGTGAGGCAGACGGCGTGGCCTCCATCCGCTCCGCTCTGATCGACGGGCGTGCGCTGCGTCTCGGCCACGGTGTGCGCATCGCCGAGGACCTCGAACTCGTGAACCGCGAGGGTGACGAGGTGCAGGTGCAGTTCGGCGACCTGGCGCGCTGGGTGCGCGATCGGGAGATCCCGCTCGAGCTCTCGCCGTCGTCAAACCTGCAGACCGGCGCGATCGCCGCGTGGGGCACCGAGATGGTCGATCATCCCTTCGATCTGCTCTACCAGCTCGGATTCTCGGTCACGGTGAACGTCGACAACCGCACGATGAGCGCGACATCGCTCACGAGCGAGCTCTCGCTCCTCGTCGACGCCTTCGGCTACGACCTGGACGACCTCGAGGCGTTCCAGTTCAACGCGGCCGCCGGTGCGTTCCTGCCGGTGGAGGAGCGCGAGGAGCTCGTCGAGATCATCGCTGAGGGCTTCGACGCCTGA
- a CDS encoding substrate-binding domain-containing protein, producing the protein MIRRTAIAALLAAALVLSACASTPDATGDEPRGGTIALLLPDTDTARYESTDRPMFERVAAQRCPECRLLYANAGSDAARQQEQAETMLARGAKVLVLDAVDTVAAASIVAAATRNDALVIAYDRFIDAPGVTAYVSFDSTLIGRQQATAVREAIEGTGTADPGVLLLNGSATDPNAAALRTGALQALKGSGIEVLAELDTPGWSSARAQEWTTAQIARFPGRIDGVIAANDALAGGAIAALNAAGIHPLPPVSGQDAELSAVQRIVAGEQLMTVAKAADDQARTAAEVAVRLVRGEHPLAPTRIRGVASFVLAPTVAFRDDLARVVVQGRMHDVHDICTASYAAACIDLGLIEEDSE; encoded by the coding sequence GTGATCCGTCGTACCGCGATCGCCGCGCTGCTCGCCGCCGCGCTCGTTCTCTCGGCGTGCGCATCCACCCCGGACGCCACAGGCGACGAACCCCGCGGAGGCACGATCGCGCTGCTCCTTCCCGACACCGACACCGCACGGTACGAGAGCACGGACCGTCCGATGTTCGAGCGCGTCGCCGCGCAGCGCTGCCCGGAGTGCCGCCTGTTGTACGCGAATGCCGGATCGGATGCTGCACGCCAGCAGGAGCAGGCCGAGACCATGCTCGCCCGCGGTGCGAAAGTGCTCGTTCTCGACGCCGTCGACACGGTCGCTGCGGCCAGCATCGTCGCCGCGGCCACCCGCAACGACGCCCTGGTGATCGCGTACGACCGCTTCATCGATGCGCCGGGGGTCACCGCATACGTGTCGTTCGATTCCACGCTGATCGGCCGCCAGCAGGCCACCGCCGTCCGCGAGGCGATCGAGGGCACGGGGACCGCGGATCCTGGAGTTCTCCTCCTCAACGGCTCCGCGACCGACCCGAACGCCGCGGCGCTGCGCACCGGCGCGCTGCAGGCACTGAAGGGCAGCGGCATCGAGGTGCTCGCCGAGCTGGACACGCCGGGCTGGAGCTCCGCACGGGCGCAGGAGTGGACGACGGCGCAGATCGCCCGCTTCCCCGGACGCATCGACGGCGTCATCGCGGCGAATGATGCACTCGCAGGCGGTGCCATCGCGGCACTCAACGCCGCAGGCATCCATCCGCTTCCTCCCGTGTCCGGGCAGGACGCCGAACTGTCAGCGGTGCAGCGGATCGTGGCCGGCGAGCAGCTCATGACGGTCGCGAAAGCCGCAGATGATCAGGCTCGGACGGCCGCAGAAGTGGCCGTCCGACTGGTCCGCGGCGAGCATCCGCTGGCCCCCACCCGCATTCGCGGTGTGGCCAGCTTCGTCCTGGCCCCCACCGTCGCGTTCCGTGACGACCTCGCCCGCGTGGTCGTACAGGGGCGCATGCACGATGTGCACGACATCTGCACGGCGTCGTATGCCGCTGCATGTATCGATCTCGGCCTCATCGAGGAGGACTCCGAATGA
- a CDS encoding ABC transporter substrate-binding protein, protein MRRQKVIMATAGAAALALGLAGCTSGGSGDTGGDSGGDGAASEVEVFTWWAAGSEKAGLDALVGVFNEQHPDVEFINGAVAGGAGSAAKDLLQSRLQAGDPPDTFQAHAGAELQDYIDAGQVEDVSSLYDEFGLRDAFPKDLVDRLTVDGAIYSIPSNIHRANVVWANPAVLTEAGLDPAAEYADLDSWFTALDAVKAAGKTPLSVATTWTQVHLLETVLLSSLGADGYTGLWDGSTDWKGAEVTDALKDFEKLMSYTNTDRDGLDWPDATQQVIDGTAAFNVMGDWAEAAFAEAGLSSPADYIYFPVPGTDGVFDFLADSFTLPVGAPHPDGAKAWLETVGSAEGQAAFNKAKGSIPARTDADTSDFSPYQKTAIESFAADTIVSSLAHGAAAPVATLNKVSDATSKFTTGASDLATFQSELAAAVG, encoded by the coding sequence ATGCGTAGGCAGAAAGTGATCATGGCCACGGCCGGAGCGGCGGCTCTCGCCCTCGGCCTGGCAGGCTGCACGAGCGGTGGATCCGGTGACACGGGGGGAGACTCCGGAGGAGACGGCGCCGCATCCGAGGTCGAGGTCTTCACCTGGTGGGCCGCGGGCAGTGAGAAGGCAGGACTCGACGCCCTCGTCGGCGTCTTCAACGAGCAGCACCCCGATGTGGAGTTCATCAACGGCGCCGTCGCCGGCGGTGCGGGATCTGCGGCCAAGGACCTGCTGCAGTCCCGTCTGCAGGCGGGCGACCCGCCCGACACCTTCCAGGCGCACGCGGGCGCGGAGCTGCAGGACTACATCGACGCAGGTCAGGTCGAAGACGTCTCCAGCCTCTATGACGAGTTCGGTCTGCGCGACGCCTTCCCGAAGGACCTCGTCGATCGGCTCACCGTGGACGGCGCGATCTACTCGATCCCCTCCAACATCCACCGCGCGAACGTCGTCTGGGCGAACCCGGCGGTGCTGACCGAGGCAGGCCTCGACCCGGCCGCCGAGTACGCCGACCTCGACTCGTGGTTCACCGCGCTCGACGCCGTCAAGGCCGCCGGCAAGACTCCGCTCTCGGTCGCGACGACCTGGACCCAGGTGCACCTGCTCGAGACCGTGCTTCTGTCGAGCCTCGGCGCCGACGGCTACACGGGCCTCTGGGACGGATCGACCGACTGGAAGGGCGCCGAAGTCACCGACGCGCTCAAGGACTTCGAGAAGCTCATGAGCTACACCAACACCGACCGTGACGGTCTGGACTGGCCCGACGCCACCCAGCAGGTCATCGACGGCACGGCGGCGTTCAACGTGATGGGCGACTGGGCGGAAGCCGCGTTCGCTGAGGCTGGTCTCTCCTCTCCGGCGGACTACATCTACTTCCCGGTTCCCGGGACGGACGGTGTGTTCGACTTCCTCGCCGACTCGTTCACGCTTCCTGTGGGCGCCCCGCACCCGGACGGTGCGAAGGCATGGCTGGAGACCGTCGGATCGGCCGAAGGCCAGGCCGCGTTCAACAAGGCCAAGGGATCCATCCCGGCCCGCACCGACGCCGACACGAGCGACTTCAGCCCGTACCAGAAGACCGCGATCGAGTCGTTCGCCGCAGACACGATCGTCTCGTCGCTGGCGCACGGTGCGGCAGCGCCCGTGGCGACCTTGAACAAGGTCTCCGACGCCACGAGCAAGTTCACCACCGGAGCATCCGACCTCGCGACCTTCCAGTCCGAGCTCGCAGCCGCCGTCGGCTGA
- a CDS encoding ATP-binding cassette domain-containing protein, producing the protein MTAPIALHGVSVSFGALHALVHVDLEVRAGEVLALMGDNGAGKSTLIGVMSGAIAPAAGRVLIDGSAVALRSPAEARRFGIAACPQSLALCGNLDVVENLYLGHEVTRGGFLDEVEMEHEARIRLESLGARIPDVRVPVDALSGGQQRSVAIARTLLSDPRVILLDEPTTGLGVRQTAQILTLIGRLRAQGHAVVIASHAITDVLAVADRIAVLRLGHLVDVFDSAQTSSEELLGAITGATAPADSRLGRNLR; encoded by the coding sequence ATGACCGCCCCCATTGCTCTGCACGGTGTCAGCGTCAGCTTCGGCGCGCTGCACGCCCTCGTGCACGTCGATCTGGAGGTGCGTGCCGGTGAGGTCCTCGCACTGATGGGAGACAACGGCGCAGGAAAATCCACGCTGATCGGTGTGATGTCGGGGGCGATCGCGCCGGCCGCCGGTCGCGTCCTGATCGACGGAAGCGCTGTCGCGCTGCGATCCCCCGCCGAGGCACGACGGTTCGGCATCGCCGCGTGTCCGCAATCGCTCGCGCTCTGCGGCAACCTCGACGTGGTCGAGAACCTGTATCTCGGCCATGAGGTGACCCGCGGCGGATTCCTCGACGAAGTCGAGATGGAGCACGAGGCGCGCATTCGACTGGAGAGCCTCGGTGCGCGGATCCCCGATGTCCGCGTCCCCGTCGACGCGCTCTCCGGAGGGCAGCAGCGCAGCGTGGCCATCGCCCGCACCCTGCTCAGCGATCCGCGAGTGATTCTGCTCGACGAGCCGACGACGGGCCTGGGCGTGCGCCAGACCGCCCAGATCCTCACCCTCATCGGGCGACTTCGCGCCCAGGGCCACGCGGTCGTCATCGCCAGCCACGCGATCACCGACGTTCTCGCCGTCGCCGACCGGATCGCCGTGCTGCGGCTGGGGCACCTCGTCGATGTCTTCGACTCCGCACAAACGAGCAGCGAAGAGCTGCTCGGAGCGATCACCGGTGCCACAGCCCCTGCCGACTCCCGCCTCGGAAGGAACCTCCGATGA
- a CDS encoding carbohydrate ABC transporter permease, translating to MLKRLKKAGPPLLLLAPSLILLAVFVYGLLYANFQTSITDNHTAAQATGRKPTVLVWFDNYVELLQSSAFQHSLMNLLLFTVVFLVGTMVIGFCWAWLMDKPSKGEGFFRAIYLFPMAVSFVASGVVWRWLLNSNQGENASGLNRLFQNLGLDFLQNPWWNDVTFGIIAIALPAIWQLAGYVMALFLAGFRGIPDELREAARMDGASEWKLYRYVLFPQLSPVALSALIIIGHMSLKSFDLIMSISKPANYQTKVPAVDMYVFKSSFDYANAAAVGTILLVIVAVIIVPYLIATNRQEKR from the coding sequence ATGCTGAAACGCCTGAAGAAGGCGGGGCCGCCGCTGCTGCTGCTCGCCCCCTCACTGATCCTGCTGGCCGTGTTCGTGTACGGCCTGCTGTACGCGAACTTCCAGACCTCGATCACCGACAACCACACGGCAGCACAGGCGACAGGCCGCAAGCCCACCGTGCTCGTGTGGTTCGACAACTACGTCGAGCTCCTGCAGAGCAGTGCCTTCCAGCACTCGCTCATGAACCTTCTGCTGTTCACCGTCGTGTTCCTCGTCGGCACGATGGTCATCGGCTTCTGCTGGGCCTGGCTCATGGACAAGCCCAGCAAGGGGGAGGGGTTCTTCCGCGCGATCTATCTCTTCCCGATGGCCGTCTCGTTCGTGGCATCCGGTGTCGTCTGGCGCTGGCTGCTGAACTCCAATCAGGGCGAGAACGCGAGCGGACTCAACCGTCTGTTCCAGAACCTCGGCCTCGACTTTCTGCAGAACCCGTGGTGGAACGACGTCACTTTCGGGATCATCGCGATCGCCCTTCCTGCGATCTGGCAGCTCGCCGGTTACGTGATGGCGCTGTTCCTCGCGGGCTTCCGGGGCATCCCGGATGAGCTGCGCGAAGCCGCCCGCATGGATGGCGCGAGCGAATGGAAGCTGTACCGCTACGTGCTCTTCCCGCAGCTGTCGCCGGTCGCGCTTTCGGCGCTCATCATCATCGGGCACATGTCGCTGAAGTCGTTCGACCTCATCATGTCGATCTCGAAGCCGGCGAACTACCAGACCAAGGTTCCCGCGGTCGACATGTACGTCTTCAAGTCGAGCTTCGACTACGCGAACGCCGCAGCCGTCGGCACCATCCTGTTGGTGATCGTCGCGGTCATCATCGTCCCCTATCTGATCGCCACCAACCGTCAGGAGAAGCGATGA